A region of Dermochelys coriacea isolate rDerCor1 chromosome 1, rDerCor1.pri.v4, whole genome shotgun sequence DNA encodes the following proteins:
- the USP44 gene encoding ubiquitin carboxyl-terminal hydrolase 44, producing the protein MDKCKHIGRLRLAQDHSILNPQKWHCVDCNTTESVWACLSCSHVACGRYIEEHALKHFQESSHPVALEVNELYVFCYLCDDYVLNDNATGDLKLLRSTLSAIKSQNYVCTTRSGRTLRSMGTSDDSYLSHDGAQALLRNEDRMFTALWHRRRALIGKVFRSWFELTPNGKRILEEERRQEEAEERRDKARKRRQERKRQLKVEMEKMPPRKSSRLQNQNKIYSKVSPCLQKLPQNLSSPAMLKVTSTSDEVRLKKIGDSPIKRRPTVTPGVTGLRNLGNTCYMNSILQVLSHLLIFRECFLKLDLNQTQELLATAANEKTRSSSKHPPITGSAFCVNENQVKVKGSSSMRRPSLSSGLSGGASKSRNMELIQLREPSSKHISLCHELHTLFQVMWSGKWALVSPFAMLHSVWKLIPAFRGYAQQDAQEFLCELLDKVQQELETTGTRYPALIPTSQRKLIKQVLNVVNTIFHGQLLSQVTCLACDNKSNTIESFWDLSLEFPERYHCNGKEMASQYPCLLTEMLAKFTETEALEGKIYACDQCNTKRRKFSSKPVILTEAQKQLMVCRLPQVLRLHLKRFRWSGRNHREKIGVHVSFDQILNMEPYCCRESLKSLLPDCFIYDLSAVIMHHGKGFGSGHYTAYCYNSEGGFWAHCNDSILNMCTMEEVCKAQAYILFYSQRVTQANKHCRISFPSSPSENQQCTELVDCSSENSSS; encoded by the exons ATGGATAAGTGTAAACACATAGGGCGACTGCGGCTTGCCCAAGACCATTCCATCCTGAACCCTCAAAAATGGCATTGTGTGGACTGCAATACTACAGAATCTGTCTGGGCATGCCTTAGCTGTTCGCATGTTGCATGTGGAAGATACATTGAAGAGCATGCACTAAAGCACTTTCAGGAAAGTAGTCATCCAGTGGCATTGGAAGTGAATGAGCTGTATGTTTTCTGTTACCTTTGTGATGACTATGTTCTTAATGATAATGCAACTGGTGACTTAAAACTATTGCGAAGTACATTAAGTGCAATCAAGAGTCAAAACTATGTCTGCACTACCCGCAGTGGCAGGACTTTGCGATCTATGGGTACGAGTGATGACTCTTACCTTTCACACGATGGTGCCCAAGCCTTGCTTCGAAATGAAGACCGCATGTTCACGGCTCTGTGGCACAGAAGGCGTGCATTAATAGGCAAAGTGTTCAGATCATGGTTTGAGCTAACACCTAATGGGAAAAGGATTTTGGAAGAAGAGAGGCgccaggaggaggcagaggaaagAAGGGACAAAGCTAGGAAAAGAAGACAAGAGCGAAAGCGTCAGTTGAAAGTAGAGATGGAAAAAATGCCTCCAAGGAAGAGTTCTCGtttacaaaatcaaaataaaatatactcAAAAGTATCGCCCTGTTTACAAAAATTACCACAAAATTTGTCCTCTCCTGCAATGCTGAAAGTAACTTCTACCTCAGATGaagtaagattgaaaaaaattggtgaTTCTCCAATTAAGCGAAGGCCTACAGTGACTCCTGGTGTAACAGGACTGAGAAACTTGGGAAATACATGCTATATGAACTCTATTCTGCAAGTATTGAGTCATTTGCTTATTTTTCGGGAATGTTTTTTAAAGCTTGATCTGAACCAAACTCAAGAGTTGCTGGCAACAGCAGCCAATGAAAAAACAAGATCCTCTTCTAAGCACCCTCCAATTACTGGTTCTGCATTTTGTGTGAATGAGAACCAAGTGAAGGTAAAAGGATCATCTTCTATGAGACGACCAAGTTTATCATCCGGACTAAGTGGAGGGGCATCAAAAAGTAGAAATATGGAGCTTATTCAGCTCAGGGAGCCAAGCTCAAAGCACATTTCTCTGTGTCATGAGCTACATACTCTGTTCCAAGTTATGTGGTCTGGCAAGTGGGCACTGGTGTCTCCTTTTGCCATGCTCCATTCTGTGTGGAAACTAATCCCAGCCTTCCGAGGTTATGCCCAACAAGATGCTCAGGAATTCCTCTGTGAACTTTTGGATAAAGTACAGCAGGAACTGGAGACAACTGGGACCAGATACCCAGCTCTCATCCCCACTTCTCAAAGGAAACTTATCAAACAGGTTCTGAATGTGGTCAATACCATTTTTCATGGACAGCTTTTAAGTCAG GTTACATGTCTTGCGTGTGACAATAAATCAAATACTATAGAATCCTTCTGGGATCTGTCGCTGGAATTTCCTGAGAGGTATCATTGCAATGGGAAGGAGATGGCTTCTCAGTATCCATGCCTATTGACAGAAATGTTGGCCAAGTTTACAGAGACGGAAGCTTTAGAAGGAAAGATATATGCGTGTGATCAGTGCAACA CAAAACGCAGGAAATTTTCTTCCAAACCAGTTATACTTACAGAAGCCCAGAAACAACTTATGGTGTGTCGACTACCTCAAGTTCTGAGACTACACCTTAAACGGTTCAG GTGGTCGGGACGCAATCATCGAGAGAAGATTGGAGTACATGTTAGCTTTGATCAGATATTAAATATGGAGCCTTATTGCTGCCGGGAGTCCCTGAAGTCCCTCTTACCTGATTGCTTTATCTATGACTTGTCTGCTGTGATTATGCATCATGGGAAAGGATTTGGTTCAGGGCACTACACTGCCTACTGCTATAATTCAGAAGGAG GATTCTGGGCACACTGCAATGATTCCATACTCAACATGTGCACTATGGAAGAAGTATGCAAGGCTCAAGCCTACATCTTGTTTTACAGCCAGCGAGTTACTCAGGCAAACAAACACTGTAGAATATCATTTCCTAGCTCGCCATCTGAAAACCAGCAGTGTACTGAATTAGTTGACTGTTCAAGTGAAAACAGTAGTAGCTAA